Part of the Bubalus bubalis isolate 160015118507 breed Murrah chromosome 9, NDDB_SH_1, whole genome shotgun sequence genome is shown below.
TTAGTAGTCCTACCTGAATTAGGTTGTTGTAATTTTCCATTGACCTTAGTCATACGACATGGTAGCATTAAGAGAACCTTAAGGGATACCCTCGATTCCAGACATAATCTTCCTTATCACTGTCATAGACGACCAGTCCAATTTATTTCCCTTTGGTTGTTCATATCAATTACCCCAACTAGGATAGTAATTTCCTTTTGTCTGTTGATCAGGTGGTATGAGCCCAAAATGGCTAGGTGGCAGTCTTAACTTCTGGTTCCTTATTGTTTCTCTTGGTCTATATACTTCTTTTGGAAGTAAGATCTCTAGGCAAGCAAAGCATAAGTTTCTAAggactaaaagcaaaaatttggcTAATGTGTCACTAGAAGTAATAGTGAGTGGTGCCCTCCCGTGTTCACCCTTTGATTGCTGGACCTGTGAAACAGCACCACATAGTGGCCACTGATTTAGAGCATACACAGCCAAGGAGAACCTGGCCTCAACTAAGCAACATATTGCCAAAGCACTGGTGCTATAATTGAGTCTTCAAAATATCATTCCCCTGTATCAAGCCCTCGGCTTAAGAACATGGTAAGATCAATGATTTTCATAATCATGGGCCCATTTCCATGCTTCTTTCTGTGTAGTAAGTTCATTGATCAGAAGCAATGCTCTTATAGAAGAGTAACAGAACAGTGGATAAGGCATTCCACTGTTGGTACTACTACTGGTGCATTTGGCAGAAGCACTGCATTCAAGGAGTGAAAACCTCACCCAGAAAAAGTTcctatttcattaaaaacaaaaataatgcccTTCCTTAATGGGAGTGATACAAaacaccctgatgttgggaaagactgaaggcaaaaagagaatggtgtggcagaggatgagatggtcagataacACCATTGAATCAattgaacatgaatttgagcaaactcaaataGTGAGAGTTTATAAATAGCAGAAGATAGTGAatagcagaggagcctggcatgctgtagtccatggggtcataaagagtccgccaggacttagctactgaataacaacagccAGGTACCTGTCTGATCACCACAGGAATAGTGTTACATCAGGGATTCAGAGTTGGACTCTCCTGCTGACACTTGGCCCGTCAGCAGTGACCATAACAAGGTAGTCCTTGGTGAGTGTAAGTTCATGTTGCTGAGCCCAAACATGAAGCTTATCCCTGCCACTATGATCAGTTTGTTTATAAGCCCACTGAGCAATGATAGGTCTGGGGAAACAGGCTGACAGGTATTTACAGGCTGACAAGTTATCCCATCCATTTGATTATTAAAATCTTTCTCTGCTAAGGTCACACTGTGGTGAGCATTCTCATAGGACACAAATATCTTCATATTTTTAACATGTTAAGAGAGGTCTAACCACATATCTTTTTCCCAGACCTCTTTACCTATTTTCCAATCATGTTCCTTCCAAATATCTGACCATTCACTAAGCCTCTGGCTCTAGCAAATGAATCTGTACACAGTTGCACATCTGACCATTTTTTCTGCCAAGAAAAGTGAATTACCAGGTGCACTTCTTAAAGTTCTGCCCAGGGAGGAGAATTTCCCTTCAGCACTGTTCTTCAGGGATGTTCCAGAAAGGAACAGTAGAGCAAGAGCTTTTCATTTTAGGTGTAATACCTGTGTAAGTACAAAACCGTCTATAAACCAGATGAGTCTTTCTTCCTGTCGGCTGATTGTGGAAAACTCCTCATGGAGCAATAGGTACAGGTTGGGAGAAAGAAAGTGCAGGAATGGGAACCAGGGGCATTTGGGCCACTTCTTCATGTAACTTATTTGTGCCTTCAGGGCCTGCTTGGCCCAAAGTTATATATACCACTTCCAGTGGTATATATGATGGAATGTTATCGTGTGTGCCCATTTTTATGGCTTGGTCAAATCACACAGTTGATGATGGGCAACTCATATCGCAAGGCAACTTGGTGACCATGATTAAACCTTTAGTCTCAGAGCTATTTCTCAAAAGGATAGTAATGGTCTTTGGAGGATGGATCCAAAATTTTAAGGGCTTTCCCTGTGATTTACCTTCCAAAGCTCCAGACAATTTCCTTATGTGCCACTGACACTTCAAGCAGCACTGGATCTGCTGAATCATAAGGTCCAAGTGGCAGAGCACTTGGAGAGCAGCCTGGACCTGATGCAGAACTGTCAATTGTCTTGGGCCCCACTAAAAACTAGCAACTTTTCAGGTCACTCCATAAACAGACAAGAGCTTCAAATCCAAATAAAGAGTATGTTATTAGCAAAATCCACAAATATTGTGTCTTCAAAATTCCACAGGCATTGGATCTGGTTTTTGTTTACAGTAGTAGCCAGATGCAACAATTTATTATTTACCTCAGAAATAATATCTCAACATCCCCCATACCACTAGATGCCTAGATATTTCACTAACATAGAAAATCACTGGATTTTAGTAAAATTTACTTCCTACTCTTGAGACATAAAGGTCTTACTGATAAGTCTTCAAATCCCAAAGATTACCAATAAGTCATCAGAAACTAGAAGAGAGGCATAAAACAGGTTTTCTGGGAAAAGAGAAAACCCCTGGCTTACAATTTGATCTTGAACTttgcagcctccagaattgtgaaaaagtaaaattttgttaTTGAAGCTACCTAGACTGTGACACATTGGCAACCCTAGCAAACCAATACGTCTGAGTACTCAAGTAAAtgtatagcagctttatttataatgtcAAAACTGTAAATGCCTCACATACCAATCAGCAAATAATTAGATTAAAAATTGTGAGTTATTCATTCAGTCGTATACTTATAAAAATGTCAACTACTAATACAAGGTGGAACAttcattatgctgaatgaaagacagcttatacattaaaaacaatactGAATCTCCACAAGAAATAAGGTATGATTTACAACCAGGTCACATCTATGCTTTTagatttctatatttcttttactATACAGTAATATTCATTGACCTATTGACTGCCCCTTCTCCTATAATTCCAGATTATTAAGTATATTAAAATGAGTCATTATCTTGAATATAGTATTTATTACATGTGAAAAATAACCACAAAAGcatacagagaaaaaataattttgtcatttcataaAGTTGACTGATTTCTACAAGGTAAAACAATTTTGTCATTTCCCAAAGTTGACTAATTTCTACAAGAAAAAACAAGTTTGTCATTTCTGAAAGTTGGCtgatttctacaaaaaaaaaattagttttgtcACCTCCTAAAGTTGACTGATTTATACAATATTTCTACATATTTCTGACAGGGTCACTTTTCCAGAATTATAAGATTCCTGTTAAATTCGCCTTCCACACACTGAAATCACTTCAAAGGAACACAAGAATTTACCAAGAATAGAGAGTCAAAATTTGTATAAAACCAATAAGTTACACAACTAGAACCCAGCAAACgctcaataaatggtaattaTCTGTATCTTCTGTTATATGAGATCATTCCTAATAAATAAGGTAAGTTATATTTTGACATGACCTATTACATTCTGTTAATTTGTCCGTTTTCTCTGTCTACCCACTCTCTTCCAGGTAGAGAGTGCCTGTAGAGGAGGCAGTAAAGGAGCTCCAGTGTAGAGAAGTGTCTCAGTTTACATTTTGTTAGAGATTAATGTGCATAGAAGAATACagacattattttatcttttttgttgtttgtttttttttaattttattttatttttaaacttaacaaattgtattagttttgccaaatatcaaaatgaatccaccacaggtatacatgtgttccccatcctgaaccctcctccctcctccctccccataccatccctctgggtcgtcccagtgcactagccccaagcatccagtatcgtgcatcgaacctggactggcaactcgtttcatacatgatattttacatgtttcaatgccattctcccaaatcttcccaccctctccctctgcaacagagtccataagactgttctatacctcagtgtctcttttgctgtctcgtacacagggttattgttaccatctttctaaattccatatatatgcgttagtatactatattggtgtttttctttctggcttacttcactctgtataataggctccagtttcatccacctcattagaactgattcaaatgtattctttttaatggctgagtaatactccattgtgtatatgtaccatagctttcttatccattcatctgctgatggacatctacagACATTATTTTAGATTAAGTCTAGTATTAAACTAATAACTAGAAACCAGATTCCTTCCTACAACACAtgtcattttaatgaaaaaatatgaaaaacaaaacagaaagttagCTGACATCTATCTATTGATTTATCCTTGCCAGTAATCTAAAAGGTCAGTATATTGTAGCtatataaaaagtaattattgatgtTTTTTCCATTATGTCCTTTATGTCCTCAATGGGAAGTTGGCAAGTTGTTTAGACTCTCCTTgagaatgaaagtaaaaataaatgggtTGTTTACCAATTTGCCTGAATTTTGAAACCAGACACTATTCTTCcttcttcattaaaaataactaGTATTTAAATTAACTAGTATATTGTGAATAAAACTGTAAATACAAGTatgctttcagtttttagttAACTTTGAACAAATTTATCTGATTTACTATCAGAAAGTAAGACACTGGGCCACTAaacctcattcctttttttaaattgcactCTCAGCTTTTCCTCTTAGAAAGGCCAATATCAAAACCTGTTAATTCTTAAACTGCTACGACAAATTTACATGCAAGAATCTCCAGTatgtggaaaaggcaaaattgaaGTAAATATTCAGTTAGCAAAGGTTCTGGTCACTAGTATTATTATGTTAAGAATTTATTGAGTAGATTACACCtcaaaaatgaaatagataattAGGACTGTGAATGCTGGCCTTTGAAATTTGGAATGTAGAATTGGAGGTGGATATTCTAAGTCACATATGTATAGATGTTTATTGTTCTATGGAGGATCCCCCCTACAATTTCCACATCCTCAAACTTTACAAACAAAAAGAGGTCAAATACTCTATATCATTATATCAATTTATGTGGCTTTACCCAAACCACATTGACAAGATGTTTCAGTTTCTTAATGTGGTACAGTGAAAGAATATCATTTATAAAGTCTGGCCAGAAATAAAAATTGCATGTACTTCTGAAATAGAAAGACTCCCCTGGAGGTCACCATTTGGTCATCTTTATTACTGGAAGATGATGAGGCAGGAGTATTCTAGTGAGGAAGCACAATTTCGTAATCATTCTCAGCTGCACAGGAAGAAGACCTAATACTGCAAGGTCTCCTGAGAAGGGCATATTCTGTTTCTGGCCTTTCTCTTAATGGTCTCACTCTCTTTGCGATGTTCTCATAACCATCATCATTGGAGTTCAGGGAGGGTCTCCGATAGGGCCTATGATTAATGACAGTGTAACATACTTCTTCACAACCACTGACATTCTTATTTCCCTGCaagtacaaagaaaaaagaaatcaaggatcTAGAATCAATCATCAGATTTGAACTCCTTTTTTCTTGTCTAATGATGATCTTGCACCTCAGGTATTCAAGGCCCTTTCTCCAAGCCCTGATGTCTTAAAGACTTCATTTTAACAACATATCCTTTGCTTCAAACTGCCACTAATTCCGTGTTCCTTTCActacaaataataaaagagaataacAAGACACTGTTATCTCCCTGAACATCTAGAGAAGAGTAGTTGTGTACTTTATGTCACATATACTGAGGTATAATATATGCAACAATCAGAATCACAGATCTATAAGTAATTAATCAAATTGCATAACAATTCTTCATAGGATAAAATTTGATTAATGTAATTGAGAAtctaaatacattttcaattgtATGgaccatgaaagaaaaattaaaatactactaattaaatcaacaaaatgtttgtgaataatattaaaaagaataagtgtTTTTTCATCTGTTGATTGATATCtaccatatttataaatataaaagctaaGTCCTGGACATAAAGATTAAAAAGGGAATGTGGaaagctaaaaaataatatatgttttatGGTGGTCAGATTGTAGTTGTGAATTTGATTTACTTTTGTTATAGtagctttgaaaattaaaatattagacTTTGATAGACTTGAGAAAACAATACAAACTTACTAATTAcctaaatttgttaaaatatttttatttttttatttctttctatttttgcatTATAATTTCCAGGAATAATATTTAAACTATGAAAGTCTTTGATAAATCCATTCAGAAATTGCATGTTAAGGAAGATCTACAAGTAGGTTTATATGAAGTTGTCTGTATTTTGCATTTATCACACAAATGTAACAATGATTGTATTACCTGATTAGAAGTGGATGGAACACCTTTACCTGgagggtaaaaataaaaagaaagcaatctAAGAGTTTTGGGACATCACAAATTGAGGGTAAGGAGATAATGAAagggtagaaataaatgatgAAACTTCGAAGAGGTCCACTGTCTAAACATGTCATGATCCCATGTTATTATTAAGGTTCTTAAGGAAGGACACATCTTTTGGGGCAACAACAATACTATCTTTCTGTGTAAATGATACATACCAAAGTTGGTGACTAAAAGTAAATTTTGAAGCTGGATAATAAAATTTTGTCCATAAATATGCTATGACAATACAGAATGGcaagtataaataaaaaataactattgctataaaattaagatataaatgTTATAAAGTTATCATAGGAAAATCATACAACTCTTAAGATGAATAGTCATTATAGAGATAGGTACTGACATAACAAAAGTAACTATATCAAATTAAATACAGATTCAATTTGATTACAGCTATAAATACTGAATTATACATGTGTTAATCTAAGATTCActgctaatatttttaataaatatgttagaACTATAGGTTACTATATTTAGACTACTAAATAGAGTTAAGTCTCAATTTGTAAAAGGAACATTGAATGATTCTTAAATCTACAACCTAATAGGCTTGAAAGTGATTGTGAGCAAAATCATagaatatgttaaataaacagattCTATATAACAACAGTATGCTAGTAACTTTTAACACCTCATTGTTCTTCACAGAAAAGTCACATTCAATGCACTGATTTCAAATATGAATATTATATTTATCCATATAATAATATATCTTTATAAATATCACAGTATGTAACAAATCAATTAaccaaatatgttttaaaattagtattgTTTTATAATCAGAAACTGAGGGAATTATGTAGCTTGAGCACAATTCAGTTGTAGCATTAGTGACAGTTTGGAGAACCAAGCACAAGTATGAAAGACATGAAAAACATCATACACCAGTGGGTGAAGTGGTTACAGCTTTTGGTGCTGAAAATGTTAACATATTTAAGAACAAGCATATTTATTCTAAGGTTAAAGATGTGAAACCTGCCATCATTGTGCTAAAGTTCAGCTAAATTCATATCCAGAGTAGACTTCTTACTTGAAGTCAGaacattgaaaaaaatacatatgaggCTTAGAACCAGAATGGAAATATCTGAGAAAATTTCTGATGACTGCAATTAACCTGAATTCCAAACTCCAAGAAAGATCATTGTGTCACATGAGGTGTTCCCGCTGGTCTTAGAGAGTGGGActcctctttccttttgaaaACCCTGAAATTTATCTTGCAAAGGAAGACTAGCCAGTATCTCTTACCaagaatacattctttttttttttttaaactttacataattgtattagttttgccaaatatcaaaatgaatccaccacaggtatacatgtgttccccatcctgaaccctcctccctcctccctccccattccatccctctgggtcgtcccagtgcaccagccccaagcatccagtatcgtgcatcgaacctggactggcaactcgtttcatacatgatattttacatgtttcaatgccattctcccaaatcttcccaccctctccctctgcaacagagtccataagactgttctatacctcagtgtctcttttgctgtctcgtacacagggttattgttaccatctttctaaattccatatatatgcgttagtatactatattggtgtttttctttctggcttacttcactctgtagaataggctccagtttcatacatTCTTATTCATACTGAAGATAAAAATCAGATCCAAGCATACCCTTGACATAAAGTAGATTATAAAAGAAAGATAGATAAGAcgaggagaccactttctcccccacaaattcatcaaaagaacatttgaacgctgagcaaattccacaaaacaacttctgaacactggcagaggacaccagacacccagaaaggcagctcattgtcttcgaaaggaggtaggacaaaatataaaagataaaaagagagacaaaagagttagggatggacacCAGTCCTGGGAGGGAGTCGTAAAAGAGAagttccaaacaccaggaaaccctctcaccagcgggtctgtggggaatcttggaatctcagagggcaacataaccaggtggaaaaataaataaataaaacgcacagattacgtgcctaatggcaactcccagcggaaaagtagcccagatgcttgcGTTCACCACCAGCAtgtgggggctgaacagggaggcacatGCTGCATTGTTTAGGGTAAAGACCAGgcttgaatgccctgagggcaatatGAGGGAGCTAATGAGAGATACCAACTCAAACTGAGGGATAgccagagagggggagagagagagagagagagagagagaactttcccaccTTAGGCACTGccggcctgctcacagaacaaaggactgactgAATACCAGAGGAGAACTAGCCAGCAGTGGACCAGCCTATCCCCTGctggaggcagagaagcaggcgggcaacagccagagccagaaaggggcaatcttggccccagagatggcatcctctatCAAACTGCAAGCatgctcccagttgctaaccaagttttcctgggatcctggatggttgacatccaccaggaggattgcagccagagatcagctccccagaagagacacagggcacacctgagatggcactcccactgcacacccaggaaactgagtggctgggacgggggaggtgataagacgcaCCGCACCTGGGGAGTgtgtgctcgccaagcacctggtcgtttgagctgctcagacctgggaagggcacaaatcacaggcccaaccaagtctgcacgttcgtggagtacccgagaaactgaacctgagcagcttagacctgggaagtgcatgcaacccagggcctgctttaGACAGTTCCCTTGCAgaacaacctggagcctgagcagtgtagactgtgAAAGCACACACTCCGTGcacgggggcaaacccagtgtggccaaaacactgcaagcactccccacgcACGCCAGTGATATTCATTTGCAGTGTTACTCTCTCCCCACACCACGACTGAACAAacgagcctaaataagtgaccaccttcgcccccttgtgtcagggtggaaattagacactgaagagacttgcaaacagaagaagccaaaataaacagggggaaccaaaataaacagagggaatgACTTTGGAAGTGagaggtgcaacagattaaaaccctgtagttagcaccaattacattggaaggggcctatagatcttgagaagtataagctggaacaaggaactatctgaaactgaactgaccccacactgccctcaacagctccagagaaattcctacttacaattttactatttaaaaaaattttttttattttctttttatttttaagtcctcttactcctttaattttcatttttataatctactattgcaaaaacaaaaaaacctatttttaaagcaaacttcatatattttttaataattttgtgattttgttttgcttttttaatattgtatttttgagagtttaacctctactctagatttttaatctttgctttttggtatttgttatttttgtacctttaagaatccaatctttagtacccatttttacttgggagtgtgattactggcttgattgccctctcccctttttgactctcctttttctcccctaggtcacctctatctcctccctcccccttcacttctctacccaactctatgaatctctttgggtattcTGGGCTGCGGAGAACACTTAGGGATCTGATTACTGGTTAGAtctgtctctctgcttttgaccCCCCTCTTCTCCTCAGGGTCACCTgtatctctttcctccctcttgtCTTCTGtttgtaactccatgaacctctctgggtgtttcaggctgtggagagcacatagggatttcattact
Proteins encoded:
- the GCSAML gene encoding germinal center-associated signaling and motility-like protein, which codes for MGNNLMREISCLKDNQKELGKVSPDVKRKRQEVTTLEIENQGQDKKSKGVPSTSNQGNKNVSGCEEVCYTVINHRPYRRPSLNSNDDGYENIAKRVRPLRERPETEYALLRRPCSIRSSSCAAENDYEIVLPH